The following proteins are co-located in the Flectobacillus major DSM 103 genome:
- a CDS encoding crAss001_48 related protein, whose protein sequence is MNIREVILTFQVGFELWIIYMAIVTNCPSSTIRFRNIINFLKPKCMSTYKERLIDEQAQLNQKVEKLEVFILSENFQKIEAVQKPLLKEQLIAMKNYNRILIARIAYLQ, encoded by the coding sequence ATGAATATTAGAGAAGTTATTTTGACCTTTCAGGTAGGCTTTGAGTTATGGATAATTTATATGGCTATTGTTACAAATTGTCCAAGCAGTACAATTCGATTTAGGAATATAATCAATTTTTTAAAACCCAAATGTATGTCTACATACAAGGAACGCCTAATTGATGAACAGGCACAACTAAATCAAAAAGTTGAAAAACTTGAAGTTTTTATTTTAAGTGAAAATTTTCAAAAAATTGAGGCAGTTCAAAAGCCATTGTTGAAAGAACAGTTGATTGCAATGAAAAACTACAATCGAATCTTGATTGCACGCATTGCATATCTCCAATAA
- a CDS encoding tape measure protein, whose product MEFVEKAKVVLEIEDEESKVTLESLKAEAKEINKELRNMKEAGEVGSEAWNELKLRQREVNAGLREFTSNIDLNDASMNELTARSRQLQSEINKLKVGSEEWLAKLEELNTVNTKIADTKDAIKNFGQVIEDNTKGIDLNNASMDELTAHSRQINTELNKLTVGSKEWLEKLDELREVDARIDDVKKAMKGLGDEIESNAKVIDLNNASMDELTAHSRQINTELNKLTVGSKEWLEKLDELREVDARIDDVKKAMKGLGDEIESNAKVIDLNNASMDELTAHSRQINTELNKLTVGSKEWLEKLDELREVDARIDDVKKAMKGLGDEIESNAKVIDLNNASMDELTAHSRQINTELNKLTVGSKEWLEKLDELREVDARIDDVKKAMKGLGDEIESNAKVIDLNNASMDELTAHSRQINTELNKLTVGSKEWLEKLDELREVDARIDDVKNTMRGLGGTIDLNTASMEQLQAHSKLLHGQLNQLTIGSDEWLDKLSEIQKVDGMIDNAKAAMKGFGNEIDLNTASLSELQAHSKKLEGELHQLTVGSKEWLDKLEELKTVNGRIENVEKAMKDLGYQVDKQESLWDKMKTSAIGVFTGSGLLDMAQGAASQVMELGKEIFETTAKFEKYEAVLKNSLGSQEAASAAMGDIKKFAAETPFSVDELTESYVKYINRGIQPSMQEMQKLGDIAASQGKSFDQLTEAVLDAATGEFERLKEFGIQASKSGDQVEFSFKGIQKTVANTPEAIQEAILSFGELEGVAGGMAAISQTLEGRVSNLGDNFDSLKLTIGEGLKPVFGFLIDVMNSGIDVVKGLFTESEPIVVIFQNIGELVDNLIESYAGFFKSMLPVSEESVTLRQVINALAIAIQAASTPFRVLIAVMQAGYDSMTAIINKGKEVANFFGADFQIDTSATFDNMQKNFDNNMKSIQNSWTKTISEVNINTMKDSLDKAIDTENKKLEEAKKRIRNEHISEAQKLVEIQKINKEHDDKITAIKGEALNKQATVRIQTIEKTAKNEEDRAKKTQEVVDKLYTELNSSVEKKHTASQQKQTETEKKELEKKQKEKEKQLAQQKKADDKLRADTEKAEKDLDKKLETMRIKAIADEKKRKVEEINFKYKQDAEAIKTSLANETKKNEALENLEKERIAEVSKAEADFLKKKEDEDKKFRDKTAAEEKKLRDERLKESKALFDAEFSAEVAKAQNTLDLTKRNSAEMWDAKRNLLETEWRYKQQQLANEAAAEKARIAESIADTDQRRVAMENIDSKLKAKLSSEEQTFQQNKTKLNEEQNKQREENNKLFFEGLNSAMKGDFTSFMKFLADKVKNDKDANLKKLQDFSEKTQQISDAALQGINTLKQLNQQFLESQLAKIKTEKDTQIASWQKQYDSGKISKEEFEKQRDAINKDASNKELKVRKDAFEREKKMNIAAAAINTAQAALKSFAMFGWPIGAIMAALAAVAGGIQIAAIARQKFEGRKGGVVDSEGKIFAASGASIPRNAFVSQGDRHGSKYGEAGIAMINRRTGQEVGEIEGGEPVMVLSRNTYKNNGPIVDKLLKSSMYQNGAPITMANGGILTASGKRMFEDGGTIDTNSDTSSSGASMTPANTEAMMEESKKSAKDMAEIKQNTADMRDLLKNANNQNSKFSSVGNNQIAQIARTFYDVLISHGKTFDTIKANVIDSRKLLEKHAEKLDTLDKSQKEGVVLVVQALKKQLEFDQKAAISNNNFWNVALDEIMEQQKDIFDESIKHKKQLYDAKAKSENEWRNEERNNRITAMMLQRYMLSELQLHSRKLDEIRDKSTGTGDILHALGRIEANTAKSNLK is encoded by the coding sequence ATGGAATTTGTAGAGAAAGCGAAAGTCGTTCTGGAAATCGAGGACGAAGAATCGAAAGTAACGCTCGAAAGCCTAAAGGCTGAGGCAAAAGAAATCAACAAGGAACTCCGAAATATGAAGGAGGCTGGCGAGGTTGGGTCTGAGGCTTGGAATGAGCTGAAGTTGCGACAACGTGAGGTGAATGCTGGGCTAAGGGAGTTCACGAGCAATATTGACCTCAACGATGCCTCGATGAATGAGCTAACAGCCCGTTCACGACAGCTCCAGTCTGAAATCAATAAGCTGAAAGTAGGCTCAGAGGAATGGCTTGCAAAGCTGGAGGAGCTTAATACTGTCAATACAAAAATTGCTGATACCAAAGATGCAATAAAAAATTTCGGACAGGTTATCGAGGATAATACTAAGGGCATTGACCTTAATAATGCCTCCATGGATGAGCTAACAGCACATTCTCGACAAATCAATACTGAGCTGAATAAGCTAACAGTTGGTTCAAAAGAATGGTTGGAAAAACTAGATGAGCTAAGAGAGGTAGACGCTAGAATTGATGATGTAAAAAAAGCCATGAAAGGGCTTGGCGATGAAATTGAGAGTAATGCGAAAGTCATTGACCTTAATAATGCCTCCATGGATGAGCTAACAGCACATTCTCGACAAATCAATACTGAGCTGAATAAGCTAACAGTTGGTTCAAAAGAATGGTTGGAAAAACTAGATGAGCTAAGAGAGGTAGACGCTAGAATTGATGATGTAAAAAAAGCCATGAAAGGGCTTGGCGATGAAATTGAGAGTAATGCGAAAGTCATTGACCTTAATAATGCCTCCATGGATGAGCTAACAGCACATTCTCGACAAATCAATACTGAGCTGAATAAGCTAACAGTTGGTTCAAAAGAATGGTTGGAAAAACTAGATGAGCTAAGAGAGGTAGACGCTAGAATTGATGATGTAAAAAAAGCCATGAAAGGGCTTGGCGATGAAATTGAGAGTAATGCGAAAGTCATTGACCTTAATAATGCCTCCATGGATGAGCTAACAGCACATTCTCGACAAATCAATACTGAGCTGAATAAGCTAACAGTTGGTTCAAAAGAATGGTTGGAAAAACTAGATGAGCTAAGAGAGGTAGACGCTAGAATTGATGATGTAAAAAAAGCCATGAAAGGGCTTGGCGATGAAATTGAGAGTAATGCGAAAGTCATTGACCTTAATAATGCCTCTATGGATGAGCTAACAGCACATTCTCGACAAATCAATACTGAGTTGAATAAGCTAACAGTTGGTTCAAAAGAATGGTTGGAAAAACTAGATGAGCTAAGAGAGGTAGATGCTAGAATCGATGATGTAAAAAATACTATGAGAGGGCTTGGAGGTACAATTGACCTCAATACGGCCTCGATGGAACAACTACAGGCACATTCTAAGCTACTGCATGGCCAGCTCAATCAGCTTACGATTGGCTCGGACGAATGGCTCGACAAACTATCGGAAATTCAGAAAGTAGATGGTATGATAGACAACGCCAAAGCGGCAATGAAAGGCTTTGGCAATGAAATCGACCTTAATACGGCTTCGCTGAGTGAGCTACAAGCACATTCCAAAAAACTGGAGGGAGAACTACACCAACTTACCGTAGGCTCAAAAGAATGGCTAGATAAGCTAGAGGAGCTAAAGACGGTAAATGGCCGTATCGAGAACGTAGAAAAGGCCATGAAGGACCTTGGCTACCAGGTAGACAAGCAAGAATCTTTGTGGGACAAAATGAAAACGTCGGCCATTGGCGTATTCACAGGCTCGGGGTTGTTGGACATGGCTCAGGGTGCGGCATCGCAGGTGATGGAGCTGGGCAAGGAGATTTTTGAGACTACCGCCAAATTTGAGAAGTACGAGGCCGTATTGAAAAACTCGCTTGGCTCGCAGGAAGCTGCTTCTGCGGCCATGGGCGACATTAAAAAGTTTGCGGCTGAAACTCCCTTTTCAGTAGATGAACTTACCGAAAGCTATGTGAAGTATATCAACCGAGGCATTCAGCCGTCGATGCAGGAAATGCAAAAACTCGGCGACATAGCAGCCTCGCAAGGTAAGAGCTTTGACCAGCTCACCGAGGCCGTTCTCGATGCGGCCACTGGAGAGTTCGAGCGTCTGAAAGAATTTGGTATTCAAGCCTCCAAGTCGGGCGACCAGGTAGAATTCAGCTTCAAGGGCATTCAAAAAACGGTAGCTAATACCCCCGAAGCTATTCAGGAAGCTATACTCTCTTTTGGCGAGCTAGAGGGTGTAGCTGGTGGTATGGCGGCAATTAGCCAAACCCTTGAAGGTAGGGTGTCGAACCTAGGCGACAACTTTGATAGCCTAAAACTGACCATTGGCGAAGGATTGAAGCCTGTTTTTGGGTTTTTGATTGATGTAATGAATTCGGGGATTGATGTTGTGAAAGGTCTATTCACAGAATCAGAACCGATTGTTGTTATTTTTCAGAATATCGGTGAGCTAGTAGATAATCTAATCGAAAGTTATGCAGGCTTTTTCAAGTCGATGTTACCTGTGTCGGAGGAAAGTGTTACACTTCGACAGGTAATCAATGCACTGGCCATAGCCATACAAGCAGCTAGTACACCCTTTAGGGTACTCATTGCTGTAATGCAGGCTGGTTACGACAGCATGACAGCAATCATCAACAAAGGCAAGGAAGTTGCTAACTTTTTCGGGGCTGATTTTCAGATAGATACCTCTGCTACTTTTGACAATATGCAAAAGAACTTCGATAATAATATGAAGTCCATACAGAACAGTTGGACAAAAACTATTTCGGAGGTCAATATTAATACTATGAAAGATAGCCTAGATAAGGCTATCGACACAGAAAACAAGAAGCTTGAAGAGGCAAAAAAACGGATTAGAAATGAGCATATAAGTGAAGCTCAAAAACTTGTTGAGATTCAGAAAATCAATAAGGAACACGACGATAAAATAACCGCTATCAAGGGTGAAGCACTCAACAAACAGGCTACGGTAAGGATTCAGACGATTGAAAAAACGGCTAAAAATGAGGAAGATAGAGCCAAAAAGACACAGGAGGTTGTCGATAAGCTCTATACCGAACTGAATAGTAGTGTTGAAAAAAAACATACTGCTTCACAGCAAAAGCAAACAGAAACCGAGAAAAAAGAACTTGAGAAAAAGCAAAAGGAGAAAGAAAAGCAACTTGCTCAGCAAAAAAAGGCTGATGACAAACTTAGAGCTGATACCGAAAAGGCTGAAAAAGACTTAGATAAGAAGCTCGAAACGATGCGGATTAAGGCAATTGCCGACGAGAAAAAACGCAAAGTAGAAGAAATCAACTTCAAGTACAAGCAGGACGCTGAGGCAATCAAGACATCACTAGCTAATGAGACCAAGAAAAACGAAGCTCTCGAAAACCTTGAAAAAGAACGAATAGCTGAAGTGAGCAAGGCTGAGGCCGATTTTCTCAAAAAGAAGGAAGATGAAGATAAAAAGTTTCGCGACAAAACAGCGGCTGAAGAGAAAAAGCTAAGAGACGAGCGTCTGAAGGAATCCAAAGCCCTTTTTGATGCCGAGTTTTCGGCTGAAGTTGCCAAAGCACAAAACACCCTCGACCTTACAAAAAGGAATTCGGCCGAGATGTGGGATGCCAAACGCAACCTACTCGAAACCGAATGGCGATATAAGCAGCAACAGTTGGCCAACGAAGCGGCCGCCGAAAAAGCCCGGATTGCAGAAAGTATTGCCGATACCGACCAGCGTAGGGTGGCAATGGAGAATATCGACTCGAAGCTAAAGGCGAAGCTTTCGAGCGAAGAACAGACTTTTCAGCAAAACAAAACCAAGCTGAACGAAGAGCAAAATAAGCAGCGTGAAGAAAACAACAAGCTGTTTTTTGAGGGCCTGAACTCAGCAATGAAGGGCGATTTTACGTCGTTTATGAAGTTTTTGGCTGATAAGGTCAAAAACGATAAGGATGCCAACCTCAAAAAGCTTCAGGATTTTTCAGAAAAAACACAGCAGATTTCGGATGCTGCTTTGCAGGGAATTAATACCCTCAAGCAGCTCAATCAGCAGTTTTTGGAAAGCCAGTTAGCCAAAATCAAAACCGAAAAAGATACCCAAATAGCAAGCTGGCAAAAGCAGTACGATTCGGGAAAAATATCGAAAGAGGAGTTTGAGAAGCAGCGCGATGCTATCAACAAGGACGCATCGAACAAAGAGCTGAAGGTAAGAAAAGATGCCTTTGAGCGAGAAAAGAAGATGAATATTGCTGCGGCTGCCATTAATACAGCTCAGGCAGCGTTGAAGTCTTTTGCGATGTTTGGCTGGCCGATTGGTGCTATTATGGCAGCCTTAGCAGCTGTGGCTGGAGGAATTCAGATTGCGGCTATTGCCCGACAAAAATTTGAAGGACGAAAGGGTGGTGTTGTAGATTCGGAAGGTAAGATTTTTGCGGCTTCGGGGGCTTCTATTCCTCGTAATGCCTTTGTGAGCCAGGGCGACCGCCACGGGAGCAAATACGGCGAAGCGGGTATTGCGATGATTAACAGGCGTACAGGACAAGAGGTAGGCGAAATCGAGGGCGGTGAGCCTGTAATGGTGCTGAGCCGTAACACCTACAAAAACAATGGCCCTATTGTAGATAAGCTATTGAAAAGCTCTATGTACCAAAATGGTGCACCTATTACAATGGCCAATGGGGGTATACTGACGGCTTCGGGTAAGCGGATGTTTGAGGATGGCGGAACAATAGATACCAATAGCGATACCTCCAGCTCAGGGGCATCAATGACACCTGCCAACACTGAAGCAATGATGGAGGAGTCGAAAAAATCGGCGAAAGATATGGCCGAAATTAAGCAAAATACCGCTGATATGCGCGATTTGCTGAAGAATGCCAACAACCAAAATAGTAAGTTTTCGAGTGTTGGGAATAACCAGATTGCCCAAATTGCCCGCACTTTCTACGACGTATTAATAAGCCACGGCAAAACCTTCGACACCATAAAGGCAAATGTTATAGACTCAAGAAAGCTGCTTGAAAAACACGCTGAAAAGCTAGATACCCTCGACAAATCGCAAAAAGAAGGGGTTGTTTTGGTGGTTCAGGCCCTGAAAAAGCAGCTAGAATTTGACCAGAAAGCAGCTATTTCCAATAATAACTTTTGGAATGTGGCCCTTGACGAAATCATGGAGCAACAAAAAGATATTTTCGACGAAAGTATTAAGCACAAAAAGCAGCTATATGATGCCAAAGCCAAATCAGAAAACGAATGGCGAAACGAAGAGCGAAATAACCGAATTACGGCGATGATGCTACAACGCTACATGTTGTCGGAGCTTCAGCTACATAGCCGAAAACTTGATGAAATTAGAGATAAGTCAACCGGAACAGGCGATATTCTGCACGCCCTTGGCAGAATAGAAGCCAATACGGCCAAATCAAACTTGAAATAA
- a CDS encoding cell envelope integrity protein TolA, whose translation MATNVVGDVVKPPIVLNNNFDKKEEELQAAILDAQKQLENTRKQKAEAEAKQLEQKRARKATLLAEAENYEALANDPNLQKADVDARLQWAAEARKQAAQIYIEGEELPIPTFVEKVSEKLTAVFAWLFGHGLGWMFQIAILFIVAYFCYSKVMDWKVAIQAINAKYAALDQPTQMLAPPLDETDLQKVFYDKFVLFIDLFTAFVIMLILAPDKLFQILPFAKISKKIWSGYATLPEQQKQWLSFAWCALVLLVTIWSHTHNSTIR comes from the coding sequence ATGGCGACGAATGTGGTGGGTGATGTAGTGAAGCCGCCAATTGTTTTGAACAACAACTTCGACAAGAAGGAAGAGGAGCTACAAGCTGCTATCCTCGATGCTCAAAAGCAGCTTGAGAACACTAGAAAGCAGAAGGCCGAAGCTGAAGCAAAGCAGCTTGAGCAAAAGCGAGCTCGAAAAGCTACTTTGTTAGCTGAAGCTGAGAATTACGAAGCACTTGCTAACGACCCAAACCTTCAAAAAGCAGACGTTGATGCACGCCTACAGTGGGCGGCTGAAGCTCGTAAGCAAGCAGCTCAAATCTATATTGAAGGTGAGGAACTGCCTATACCAACTTTTGTAGAGAAAGTTAGCGAAAAATTGACGGCGGTATTTGCCTGGCTTTTTGGTCACGGCCTTGGTTGGATGTTTCAGATTGCTATTCTTTTTATTGTTGCCTACTTCTGCTACAGTAAAGTAATGGATTGGAAAGTAGCTATTCAGGCTATTAATGCTAAGTATGCGGCACTCGACCAACCAACACAAATGCTGGCACCACCATTGGACGAAACAGATTTGCAAAAGGTGTTCTACGACAAGTTTGTATTGTTCATCGACCTGTTCACGGCCTTTGTGATAATGCTAATTCTAGCACCAGACAAACTTTTTCAAATTTTACCTTTTGCCAAAATTTCTAAGAAAATATGGAGTGGATATGCCACATTACCCGAACAGCAAAAGCAATGGTTGTCTTTTGCATGGTGTGCCTTGGTGTTGCTTGTAACAATCTGGAGTCACACGCACAACAGTACCATCCGATAG
- a CDS encoding DUF6712 family protein, with translation MATLIKSIQELKEIIGGIQKDMNPQNFMPFVRSAETRFILPIISEEFYDELTEIVAPTGKTQKLIEYLKEASGHYANMLSTIKMVLSRGDIGLMQNKTANSVAITKWQYVADVKDSREKADAAMEAALKYLYKNKGEFQTFLASEEYKASANLLIPTASMLTEFLPVVAHSQIFYLRLVNYIAKQQKYYIVPLIGKEQLEAFKTKARQASPDWTEKEQEAMDLLCHAIANRAFAEAIPFLNINIDMRVVGETDGVLNEDDLSADRKTGIQRTCLDQAEMFSNKLVKHLNKYASATEFSSFFNSIFYKPTRRTFDSLPPDEPGMPLVL, from the coding sequence ATGGCAACACTAATTAAAAGTATTCAGGAGCTAAAGGAAATTATTGGGGGAATTCAAAAGGATATGAACCCCCAAAACTTCATGCCTTTTGTGAGGTCTGCGGAAACTCGTTTTATCCTGCCAATTATTTCGGAGGAGTTCTACGACGAGCTAACCGAAATTGTTGCACCAACTGGCAAAACACAGAAGCTTATTGAGTATCTCAAGGAAGCCTCTGGCCATTACGCCAATATGCTCAGCACTATCAAAATGGTGCTGAGCCGTGGGGACATCGGCTTAATGCAAAACAAAACGGCTAATTCTGTCGCCATCACAAAATGGCAATATGTAGCAGACGTCAAGGACTCAAGGGAGAAAGCTGATGCTGCAATGGAAGCAGCGTTGAAGTACTTGTATAAGAACAAAGGAGAATTTCAGACTTTCCTTGCTTCTGAAGAGTACAAGGCTTCGGCCAATTTGCTTATCCCGACTGCTAGTATGCTTACGGAGTTTTTGCCTGTAGTAGCTCACTCTCAGATTTTCTACCTACGCTTAGTCAATTATATAGCAAAGCAGCAAAAGTATTATATCGTGCCTCTGATTGGGAAAGAGCAACTGGAGGCATTCAAGACAAAGGCGAGACAAGCAAGTCCAGATTGGACGGAGAAAGAGCAAGAGGCAATGGACTTGCTTTGTCATGCCATCGCAAACCGTGCGTTTGCCGAGGCAATCCCTTTTCTGAATATCAATATTGATATGCGAGTAGTGGGCGAAACGGACGGTGTACTGAACGAAGACGACCTAAGTGCCGACCGCAAAACTGGAATACAAAGAACCTGCTTAGATCAGGCTGAAATGTTTTCTAACAAGCTTGTGAAGCACCTTAATAAGTACGCTTCAGCTACGGAGTTTTCAAGTTTTTTTAATTCAATTTTTTATAAACCGACACGACGGACTTTTGATTCCTTGCCACCTGATGAGCCCGGAATGCCCCTTGTGTTATAA
- a CDS encoding site-specific integrase: MSAISFNIELDPKEKKNGKHEIRIRMSQNRKHKRFNIGYAIEKKLWNTEKQQVRATHPLATIINAAIQTKLMEVQKEYLQSVPLEQPISIAELQKKAKRDVSGGDFVSYFKERLNTYENGSTRRTLEKVLTKLETYLKGKELYFTEINHDFLDNYVIYLRRVLGNSDSTIHHNVRTLRAIFNQALVSQRYVPKGISPFFGYKLSKGKSNRSKLNIEEIEKIEAFQPAEGTNLFHVRNFFLLSYYLLGMRVSSMIKLKWTNIDGNRCKYHAAKGDKPMDVLIPPQGLEILEYYRNENKRGSEYIFPFLKKGEKIDPSSKEDAKKLESITATVNNNLRKLAKDLGIEKKISTHVARHSFAYTARKRTGNDIYAIQKALGHSSVSVTENYFGSEETVEADNLSKLMFD, encoded by the coding sequence ATGTCTGCTATATCTTTTAACATTGAATTAGACCCGAAAGAAAAGAAAAACGGGAAACATGAAATACGCATCAGAATGAGTCAAAATCGCAAGCATAAGCGGTTTAATATTGGCTACGCTATCGAAAAAAAGCTCTGGAATACCGAAAAACAGCAGGTTAGAGCTACTCATCCACTGGCGACTATCATAAATGCTGCTATCCAAACAAAACTGATGGAGGTGCAAAAAGAGTACCTTCAATCTGTCCCGCTCGAACAGCCTATTTCTATAGCCGAACTCCAGAAAAAGGCAAAGCGTGATGTGTCTGGAGGTGACTTTGTTTCGTACTTTAAGGAGCGTTTAAATACTTATGAAAACGGGTCAACTCGAAGAACGTTAGAAAAAGTTCTTACTAAACTAGAAACATATCTAAAGGGAAAGGAACTCTACTTTACCGAAATCAATCACGATTTTCTGGATAACTATGTAATTTATCTCCGAAGAGTGCTTGGTAACTCTGATAGTACCATACACCATAATGTAAGGACACTTCGAGCTATATTTAACCAAGCGTTGGTGTCTCAGCGATATGTACCAAAAGGTATATCCCCATTTTTTGGATACAAATTATCCAAAGGAAAAAGTAATAGAAGTAAATTAAACATAGAGGAGATTGAGAAGATTGAAGCTTTTCAACCTGCTGAAGGAACTAATCTTTTCCATGTAAGGAATTTCTTTTTACTCTCTTATTATTTATTAGGTATGAGAGTTTCTAGTATGATTAAACTTAAATGGACCAACATAGACGGAAATCGTTGTAAATATCATGCAGCAAAAGGCGACAAGCCTATGGATGTCCTTATCCCACCTCAAGGGTTAGAAATCTTAGAATACTATAGGAATGAAAATAAAAGAGGTTCTGAATATATTTTTCCTTTTCTTAAGAAGGGTGAGAAAATTGACCCTTCATCCAAAGAAGATGCAAAAAAGCTAGAATCTATCACAGCAACTGTCAACAATAATCTTAGAAAACTAGCCAAAGATTTAGGCATTGAAAAAAAGATTTCTACTCACGTTGCAAGGCATTCTTTTGCATATACTGCTCGTAAGAGGACAGGAAATGATATATATGCTATTCAAAAAGCTCTCGGTCACAGCTCTGTGTCTGTTACCGAAAATTATTTTGGTAGTGAGGAGACTGTTGAGGCTGATAATTTATCAAAACTCATGTTTGATTAG
- a CDS encoding DUF5977 domain-containing protein yields MDILSNSTFEPMCLSRNPIEINVDAFDPQAATRAGIRYYLDIFLPAYYRASNFEKKATLEASEQPPYMIGTSTIFAGATFSIEELIDSYLSVKPPTFGQSKISVCPSATINFYTSHKAQQATTVQTGTNQMLWAIKGGIQEEYFEEWKDTFFTDYIGARRSFLTFQNTEKKVRQDAPEYLYWLSNISPTPSKIKLRIEVQYEDNTSEIMTGSELSGILTFAVYCIPVGATVLLLGNLPKVVVSYRVWLSDEANQRLTEARKYVLDYSYERNIRYILYQNSLGGFDTLCLTGQASESIKVERQIFEREQPFYYSATFAERTINKTTGIRELVINTGWIEKNTLFQYHDLMLTRQIILVSDREYVPLVVKNDSLLKHKDDDNLTARELTFEYSNRETNVTPLPIAAAKVERPTSWRPYQFGGCVLDANGRRAGFQQINLIEKYYKDDGASVKPYEIKANTPDTEGYIPPVPTSACSVATTPYLSTAISRIGSFHRNNCSVGQFGSKALVVVPAGAYGSELSQADANAKAEAAWGRLNTQAYANDPANGATCSVSPETYLVPGVPAGSFNYRWYDKAGSDAGGQLYGGLGTYSGSYTDIAFGVGWALQANTNAGTIKYPQGANDCVFPCNVGTYAYQMVIAGNTVQRTVRLYYNGVLQLTRVITPGEFQANNYYIRVLLPTPIPSGAMVYLSVE; encoded by the coding sequence ATGGATATTCTTTCAAATTCGACATTTGAGCCGATGTGCCTTAGTCGAAACCCTATAGAAATTAATGTTGATGCCTTCGACCCTCAAGCAGCTACTAGGGCGGGTATTCGATATTACTTAGATATTTTTCTTCCTGCTTATTATCGTGCTTCCAATTTCGAGAAAAAAGCTACACTGGAGGCTAGCGAACAGCCCCCGTATATGATAGGCACTTCTACTATTTTTGCTGGTGCTACATTCAGTATCGAGGAGCTGATAGATTCTTACCTAAGTGTGAAGCCTCCTACCTTTGGGCAATCCAAAATATCGGTTTGCCCTTCGGCAACTATTAATTTCTATACGAGCCACAAGGCTCAGCAGGCTACCACTGTACAAACTGGCACCAATCAGATGCTTTGGGCCATAAAGGGCGGTATTCAGGAGGAGTATTTTGAAGAGTGGAAAGATACTTTTTTCACCGACTATATAGGTGCTAGACGCTCGTTTTTGACCTTTCAAAATACTGAAAAAAAGGTACGGCAAGATGCCCCCGAATACCTGTACTGGCTGTCGAATATATCACCAACCCCCTCGAAGATTAAGCTTAGGATTGAAGTACAGTACGAAGACAATACCTCCGAAATAATGACAGGCTCAGAGCTGTCGGGTATTCTGACTTTTGCGGTGTACTGTATACCTGTAGGGGCAACAGTGCTTTTGCTTGGCAACTTGCCCAAAGTCGTGGTGTCGTATCGAGTTTGGCTGTCGGACGAGGCTAACCAACGCCTTACCGAAGCTAGAAAATATGTGCTTGATTATTCGTACGAGCGAAATATTAGGTATATCCTCTACCAAAATAGCCTTGGGGGCTTTGATACCCTATGCCTTACAGGACAAGCAAGCGAAAGTATTAAGGTAGAAAGGCAGATTTTTGAACGGGAACAACCTTTCTACTATTCTGCAACTTTTGCTGAGCGAACTATCAATAAGACTACGGGCATAAGAGAGCTCGTAATTAATACGGGCTGGATAGAAAAAAACACCCTTTTTCAGTATCATGACCTTATGCTTACACGGCAAATTATCCTTGTTAGCGATAGGGAATATGTGCCCCTAGTGGTCAAAAACGATTCATTGTTGAAGCATAAGGACGACGATAATTTGACAGCTCGTGAACTTACCTTTGAGTACTCCAACAGAGAAACTAACGTGACACCCCTGCCTATTGCTGCGGCCAAAGTAGAACGGCCCACAAGCTGGCGACCGTACCAGTTTGGCGGATGTGTGCTAGATGCCAACGGCCGACGTGCGGGCTTTCAGCAAATCAATCTTATAGAAAAATACTATAAGGACGATGGTGCTAGTGTGAAGCCCTACGAAATTAAGGCTAACACACCCGATACTGAGGGGTATATACCACCAGTGCCAACGTCGGCTTGTAGTGTGGCCACAACCCCGTATTTGTCTACAGCAATTAGCCGAATAGGGTCGTTTCATCGAAATAATTGCTCTGTAGGACAGTTCGGTAGCAAGGCCCTTGTTGTTGTACCAGCAGGGGCGTATGGCTCGGAGCTTAGCCAAGCCGATGCCAATGCAAAAGCTGAAGCAGCTTGGGGCAGGCTCAATACACAAGCCTATGCCAACGACCCTGCCAACGGGGCTACGTGTTCGGTGTCGCCCGAAACCTACCTGGTACCAGGTGTGCCGGCTGGCTCATTCAATTACCGCTGGTACGACAAAGCCGGTAGCGATGCCGGAGGGCAGCTGTACGGTGGGCTTGGCACATATTCGGGCAGTTATACCGATATTGCCTTTGGTGTAGGCTGGGCATTGCAGGCTAATACCAATGCAGGTACAATTAAGTATCCACAAGGGGCCAATGATTGTGTTTTCCCTTGCAATGTAGGTACGTATGCCTACCAAATGGTAATTGCAGGCAATACAGTACAGCGTACTGTTAGGCTGTACTACAATGGGGTATTGCAACTTACAAGGGTAATTACACCAGGCGAATTTCAGGCCAACAACTATTACATAAGGGTTTTATTGCCAACCCCTATTCCATCGGGGGCTATGGTGTATCTATCGGTAGAATAA